In the Bacillus sp. HSf4 genome, CCAAGACGGAAGACAAAATCAAAACAGCCAAAAAGCTTGCAGAATTGATCAATATCGATACATCATTTCTGAAAGAAAGAGATTTGAAAGATTACTGGCTTGCCAAACATCCGAAAAAGGCGGCTGCTCTCTTGAAAGACGGAGAAAAAACCTTGAAGTCTGACAAAACATACAAGCTTCAGGTCGACCGTGTTCCAGAAGAAGAGATTAAAGCGCTCGAAAGGGATAAAGAGGAGCTTGAAGTCGCCGCTATTTTCAGAAGATTTTCCGGCGGCTATGCCTATGAGCCGCAAATCGTTAAAGCCATGAATCCGAAAACCGCTTCGAAAGACGATGCGAAGCTGCTGGATGAAAAAGATTCAAAACAGCTGCCTGCCAACGATTTGACCTATGAGGAAGTCTCCCGGGTATCCGAGCATTTGGAAGAGCTGCCAGGGGTCGATGTCATCATGGACTGGACCCGCAAATACCCTTATGAAAAGACGCTTTACTCTATTTTCGGAGGCGTCACAACGCCTGAACAAGGACTCATCAAGGATAGGGAGGACTTCTACCTGACAAGGGGATATGCCCGGAATGACAGAGTCGGAAAAAGCTACCTCGAGTATCAATATGAAGAATATTTAAATCCGAAAAAAGCAAAGGTTCAATATACGGAAAACCGCTCAGGCGAAGTCATCAGCCAGGAAACAATTGATGAAGGAAGGCGCGGCTACGACCTGCAGTTGACCTTTGACATGGAGCTGCAAAAGAAAGTCGAAAAGATCATTGAAGATGAACTCAACACATTCCGCGGTTCAAATTACATGCTTGACAGGGCGTTCGTCGTCATGATGGACCCGAATAACGGAGACATTCTGTCAATGGCCGGCAAACGGATCGTCGACGGCAAAATAACCGATTACGCCATCGGTACGTTTACGACCCAGTATGAAATGGGGTCGGCGGTCAAAGGCGCGACAGTGCTTGCCGGATACCAAAGCGGCATGCCGCACGGGCAACACTATTTAGACACAAAGTTATACTTTGCAGGCGGTGTTGAAACAGGATCCTACAGAGGGAACAGCATTGGCTGGACCGATGAAGTCAGGGCTCTTGAAAAAAGTTCGAACGTATATATGTTCCATGTTGCGATGTATATTGCAGGTGTTACCTATAAACCGCATGGCGCCCTTCCGGCGGATCAGGAAGACTTGAATAAAATGAGAAATTACTACAGCCAGTTCGGGCTGGGCGTGAAAACAGGCATAGATCTACCGCAGGAGTCGGCCGGAATGCAGACGACCCCGGATTTAGTCGGAGGGCTGATCCTCAATGAAGCCATCGGACAATATGATACGTATACACCTTTGCAGCTCGCTCAATATATGTCTGCGATTGCAAATGGCGGGTACAGGGTTCAGCCAAGGGTCGTGAAAAGCATCCGCCAGCCTGAGAGCGAAAAGCTTGGACCTGTCATTGAGGAACGATCCGCCAATGTGCTGAATCAAATCAACAACTCGAAAAGTGACATCGAAATCGTCAAGCGGGGATTAAAAAGAGTAACCCAGACGGGAACTGCCGCCGGGACATTCGGTTCGCTTGACGTATCGGGCAAAACCGGAACTGCTGAAACGAAATATTACGGCACAAATAGAAGCTGGTGGGGAAATGATACCTACAACTTAACCTTTGCGGGCTACTATCCTTCAGAAAAACCGGAAATCGCGTTCAGCGTTGTCGTTCCATCCGTCATCAACGATAAAACAGGAATCAACAAA is a window encoding:
- a CDS encoding penicillin-binding protein 2, translated to MWRINLYFFAVFTLFAALIVKLGLVQIVKGEEYEQQASKTEAKIASYPAPRGKMYDRYGRVVVDNQSVPAITYTVMTSTKTEDKIKTAKKLAELINIDTSFLKERDLKDYWLAKHPKKAAALLKDGEKTLKSDKTYKLQVDRVPEEEIKALERDKEELEVAAIFRRFSGGYAYEPQIVKAMNPKTASKDDAKLLDEKDSKQLPANDLTYEEVSRVSEHLEELPGVDVIMDWTRKYPYEKTLYSIFGGVTTPEQGLIKDREDFYLTRGYARNDRVGKSYLEYQYEEYLNPKKAKVQYTENRSGEVISQETIDEGRRGYDLQLTFDMELQKKVEKIIEDELNTFRGSNYMLDRAFVVMMDPNNGDILSMAGKRIVDGKITDYAIGTFTTQYEMGSAVKGATVLAGYQSGMPHGQHYLDTKLYFAGGVETGSYRGNSIGWTDEVRALEKSSNVYMFHVAMYIAGVTYKPHGALPADQEDLNKMRNYYSQFGLGVKTGIDLPQESAGMQTTPDLVGGLILNEAIGQYDTYTPLQLAQYMSAIANGGYRVQPRVVKSIRQPESEKLGPVIEERSANVLNQINNSKSDIEIVKRGLKRVTQTGTAAGTFGSLDVSGKTGTAETKYYGTNRSWWGNDTYNLTFAGYYPSEKPEIAFSVVVPSVINDKTGINKNISAKIVKAYVELQKKYNKD